The following nucleotide sequence is from Armatimonadota bacterium.
TGTTGGAATACCAAAGGAACGTATTGACTTCCTAGCCGCCGGAATTAACCATATGGCGTGGTTCCTCAAACTCGAGGTAGACGGCAAAGACATTTATCCCATCCTAAGAGAAAAATTCGAGAAGCCTGAATACTACATGAATGAAAAGGTTCGCGGCGAAGTATTCAGACATTTTGGATATTTTATGACAGAAAGCACTGGCCATCTTTCAGAATATGTACCATGGTTCCGCAAAAACAAAAAGGCGCTCGAACTTTACTGTGACCAACCTGACTTTGGAGGCGCTTCTGGAGCATACTACAAATACGGACGTATGCTGGAAGAAAAATTCCGTACAACCGATCCACTCAGCATTGAAAGCAAAAAACTTGAGCCGCGAAGCGCAGAATACTGCTCGTATATAATTGAAGCAAAAGAAACAGGAAATATCTTCCGACTAAACGGAAACGTGAGAAACGATGGGTATATAACCAATCTACCCAATGGATGCTGTGTTGAGGTGCCAATCTACGTTGACAAAATGGGTTTGCATCCAACAGTCGTAGGAGAGCTTCCGCCACAGTTGGCGGCGCTGAATCTCACTAACATAATAGTGCAAGGCTTGACAGTTCAAGCAGCGCTGAAAGGTGACCCAGAGCTTGCGGCGCAGGCAGTGGCATTAGACCCACTCACCTCAGCAGTTTGCACTCTCTATGAAGCCCGCGAGATGACGCGCGAGATGTTTTCGGCAGAGGCAAAATGGTTGCCGCAGTTCGCAGGGAAGGAGCTTAAGCCGCTTCCAATAATTGAAATACCGCCCGATATTGTTCCAGCAGATGTCCCGCTAGACCCTGCATTGGCGATAGCAAATAGGTTTGGCAAGCTAGCGAGTGCATAATTAACAGCGAATAGAAACGCTTTTCGCCAGGTGATATCGTCTAAAAATTCATAGTATGGAGATGAATCCATGGAAAAAGTTCGCATAGGCTTTGTTGGCGTTGGTGGCATGGGGCAATGTGCACACCTGCGAAACTTTGTCACTGTGCCCGACTGCGAAGTTGTTGCAATAGCAGAAGTTAAAGAAAAACTTGGGAAGCTTGTGGGCGAGCGATATGGTATTCCCAAAGTGTATAGAAACCATGAAGATATGCTTGCATCAGAAAAGCTAGATGGTATTGTCGCATCACAACCGTTTAACCGTCATGGCACCCTAATTCCAGAGCTGGCTAAGGCAGGTATCCCAATTTTCACTGAGAAACCTTTAGCTGGGTCAATTGAAAACGGAGAGAAGATAATTCAAGCTCTTGAAAAAGCAAGGACTTGGCAAATGGTGGGATACCACAAGAGAAGTGACCCTGCAACAATGTACGCCAAGGCTGAAATTGACCGTCTCAAAAATACCGAGGAATTAGGCAAGTTGAGGTATGTACGAATCCTCATGCCTGCAGGTGATTGGGTTGCAAACGGCTTTATAGGCTTAATTACCTCTGACGACCCGCCTCCAGCACTTGAATGGGATCCTCCTGCTAGCGACATGGACGAGGAAACTTTTAAAGAATATACAGCCTTCGTAAACTATTACATTCACCAAGTAAATCTCATGCGCCATCTTTTGGGTGAATCGTACAAAATAATTTTCGCTGACCCATCTGGTGTTGTCCTCGTAGCCCAAAGTGAGAGCGGCGTTGCTGGCACAATTGAAATGTCGCCCTACCGAACAACAATTGACTGGCAGGAGTCAGCACTTGTTGCATTTGAAAAAGGCTGGATCAAGCTGGAATTGCCTGCTCCAATGGCAACCCATCGTCCTGGCAAAGTAGAAATAATGCGCGACCCTGGAGGTGATGTGACTCCAACGACAATGTGCCCTATCCTTCCTTGGATTGGCGCCATGAGACAACAAGCGATGAACTTTGTGGCGGCAATTAAAGGTGAGATTAAACCATTGTGCGAGGCACATGAGGCGCTGGAAGATTTGAAGGTTGCCAGAGAATACATTCGTTTACTAAGAGGTAAGTAAATAACAGTCATGGTATTAGGGATGACACTCAAAGACAGCTAGGCTGGCATAAGGTATTTTCCATTCGGATAGATAATAATTATGGATTTGTCATTTTTTCTGCTGCTTGTACTGCATTTCTAGCAGCCTCGGCCGCTTTGGATTCCTCACCAAGGGCATAGTAAACGCGAGAAAGGTACTTCCATGTATCAGGCAAGCCGTCAATTTTTGCGGCACGTTCTAATTCTTTTTTTGCAAGGGATAAATTGCCTATTGTTGCATAAATCGTTCCCTTGTTAAAATGAATCCTTCCAATATCTGGCCAAAGCTTTTCCAAACGGGTGTAAGTTGACAGAGCAAAATTATATTCCTTTACTGCAGTATAGCAGATTGCCAAATTGTACATAGCACTTACATTGGTGGGGTTAATGAGAAGAACCTTGCGGTAGATAGGTATTGCCTCCTCCATTAGGTTTTGACCAAAGAGGCTGTCCGCCCTTTTTTGCCCGATGGAACCAATAAATGAACAAACTGCATGTACCGAACCGCAAATAAAAAGCAAAAATACAAGTGCAAAACACAAAATTGAAAGCAGACGTATACTATTCCCTGCTTGAAAGTCTTTTGTGTGCGTTTTCCAACTTCCCAGTCCACTTAACAAGCCAAGAAATAGCCAAAAGTAAACACCACCAACGGAATAACGCATTGCGACACCAACAAGATTGCACATAAGAAAACCTAATATTGCACCAACCAGTACACTTGATGTAAGCGTCTTTTCAAAAGACTTACGAACTGCAAAAACAACCGTCATTCCCAGCACCAATAAGAAAATTCCCAATCCTACGATGCCTATTTCTGCAGCAACCTCGATAAATTCGTTATGCGCATGTTCGGAAGCAGTAGCAATTCCGGTGTAAAAGAATGATGGTGTCAACTTATCCGGCATATAAACTTTCAGCGCACCTGGGCCAATGCCAATTATCGGATGTTCAAGAAACACACGATATCCCGCCCGCCATTGCAGAACCCTTTGAATGTTAGAAAGATCTTTTGCATCAAGTGAAGTCTTTGCTCGCTCGAAAATCCCACCATTAAATGATACTGACACTGTTACTCCAATGAGGACTGCTACTCCAGCACCAACCTTTCCTGCATCTTTAAGCGTGAAACTGCGCGTCCCAAGCATTATTGGCAAGCCGAATCCAATCACCAAGGCAAGCAATAGACCAAACCATGGACCGCGGGAGTAAGTCCATAAAAGACATGCGAGCTGCATTCCTGCTAGAACAAGTAGCCCCCATCTGCGCAAGGCGTTTTCTTCATCCAAATAAAGCATAAGCGTAATCGGAATAACAAGTACAAGATATGCGGCGAAGTAGGTTGGGTTGCCAAAGCTCGCCAAAACACGCTCATATGATGGGTAAGCCCACATGATGGGGTCGAGTCCAAAGCGCTGGATGATTGCATAAATGCAAGGAATTACCGATGAAAGCGCGAGTATTGAAAACGTATTGCGGATTTTATCGGCTTCTCCAAGATAACGCGAACCTAGAAAATAAACGAATACATACGACAATATTCGAATTGCTTCGGGCCTAGTCGCCCACTGGTATTCGGCGTTTAGGGCAGAAACTATATTCCATACAAGAAAGGCAAGTATTACAAAGTCAGGTGGCGTCCACTTTATCTTCAAATTCCTTTTGCCAATTAATCCAATAAGGATAACCGCAGCGGTTGCAAGAAGACCTAAATTCAGTATAAGGTTTTTAATCTCGGTAGGATCAGCGGTTACCGTTGTGAAAGCGGAAGGGAGAATTAAAAGCAGAGTATACGAGATAAATCTAATGGCGTTCGATATCGGTTCACGCTTTTTCATTTTCAGCGATCCCGGCTCTAACATTTTACGAACTCTAGCTTTACAGTCTTCTTAGTCGAAACATCAACCTCCCAGGTAAGCATTAAAATTTGTTATTTTATACTTGCCGTGTCCTCAGCCATTTCATCCAATTTTCTAAACCATCGCCTGAGCTACAAGATATCTTTATTAACCTACGGCCGATGTTTGCAACACTCTCCTCAAACTTGACAAGGTCAAAAGACACATAGGGAGAAATGTCAATCTTGTTCAAAACCACTACTGAAGCCGAACTAAAGATCGCTGGATACTTGAGAACCTTATCATCACCTTCAGGAATACTGCACACTACTACTCGTGCTGTTTCCCCTAGGTCGAAGCTTACAGGGCAAACAAGATTGCCTACGTTCTCAATTATCAAAACATCAAGCGAAGTAACATCAATTCTGTCCAATGCCTTTCGCACCATGCTTGCATCAAGGTGACACGCTCCACCTGTGTTAATTTGCACAACTGGCACACCGTGCTTAGCAATTCGCTCAGCATCGAGAGAAGTCGCAAGGTCTCCCTCAACGACACCAATTTTCAAGTCTCCTGCCCGAGATAGGGTTTGCTCTATTAAACTTGTCTTTCCGGCGCCCGGTGAACCCATTATGTTAACAACAAAAAGCCCGAATTTTTCGAATTCGGCCCTCATTTCACTAGCAAGCAGGTCATTCGCTGCCAGAACTTTTTGCACTACTGGAATCTGCATTTTCTACCTCGATTGAATCAACAAACAATTCCCTTCCGGTGATTAGCTTTCCTTTGTGGCTAGAACAGCGAGGGCATGCGAACACGCTTACAAGAGGAATGTACTCATGACCACAATTTTCGCAAGCATATGCTACTGGCACTTGCTCAACGGCAACTTCTGCACCTTCTGCCAGCGTACCTTTTGCCAAAATTCCAAAGTAAAACCTCAAGCAGTCGGGCTCGACAGTTGACCATTCGCCTACCTTCAGGGAAACCTTAGTTACTCGAGATGCACGCGCTTTCGCAGCTTCTTTCAGCACAATAGAAAGTACGTTTTGGGTGATTCCTAACTCATGCAT
It contains:
- the melA gene encoding alpha-galactosidase; this encodes MPKIAMIGAGSVIFTKTLMNDIMATPSLQESEFALMSPTEIKLRKMEAFAKDVIRENNLPTKVWATTDRRKALDGADYVVITIQIGGMDAFQADYEIPLKYGVDQCIGDSLGPGGVFRALRTIPVLIDIANDMKELCPDALMLNYANPMAANCWALGTVPGLNFVGLCHGVQTTMDLIAGYVGIPKERIDFLAAGINHMAWFLKLEVDGKDIYPILREKFEKPEYYMNEKVRGEVFRHFGYFMTESTGHLSEYVPWFRKNKKALELYCDQPDFGGASGAYYKYGRMLEEKFRTTDPLSIESKKLEPRSAEYCSYIIEAKETGNIFRLNGNVRNDGYITNLPNGCCVEVPIYVDKMGLHPTVVGELPPQLAALNLTNIIVQGLTVQAALKGDPELAAQAVALDPLTSAVCTLYEAREMTREMFSAEAKWLPQFAGKELKPLPIIEIPPDIVPADVPLDPALAIANRFGKLASA
- a CDS encoding Gfo/Idh/MocA family oxidoreductase codes for the protein MEKVRIGFVGVGGMGQCAHLRNFVTVPDCEVVAIAEVKEKLGKLVGERYGIPKVYRNHEDMLASEKLDGIVASQPFNRHGTLIPELAKAGIPIFTEKPLAGSIENGEKIIQALEKARTWQMVGYHKRSDPATMYAKAEIDRLKNTEELGKLRYVRILMPAGDWVANGFIGLITSDDPPPALEWDPPASDMDEETFKEYTAFVNYYIHQVNLMRHLLGESYKIIFADPSGVVLVAQSESGVAGTIEMSPYRTTIDWQESALVAFEKGWIKLELPAPMATHRPGKVEIMRDPGGDVTPTTMCPILPWIGAMRQQAMNFVAAIKGEIKPLCEAHEALEDLKVAREYIRLLRGK
- a CDS encoding O-antigen ligase family protein — protein: MKKREPISNAIRFISYTLLLILPSAFTTVTADPTEIKNLILNLGLLATAAVILIGLIGKRNLKIKWTPPDFVILAFLVWNIVSALNAEYQWATRPEAIRILSYVFVYFLGSRYLGEADKIRNTFSILALSSVIPCIYAIIQRFGLDPIMWAYPSYERVLASFGNPTYFAAYLVLVIPITLMLYLDEENALRRWGLLVLAGMQLACLLWTYSRGPWFGLLLALVIGFGLPIMLGTRSFTLKDAGKVGAGVAVLIGVTVSVSFNGGIFERAKTSLDAKDLSNIQRVLQWRAGYRVFLEHPIIGIGPGALKVYMPDKLTPSFFYTGIATASEHAHNEFIEVAAEIGIVGLGIFLLVLGMTVVFAVRKSFEKTLTSSVLVGAILGFLMCNLVGVAMRYSVGGVYFWLFLGLLSGLGSWKTHTKDFQAGNSIRLLSILCFALVFLLFICGSVHAVCSFIGSIGQKRADSLFGQNLMEEAIPIYRKVLLINPTNVSAMYNLAICYTAVKEYNFALSTYTRLEKLWPDIGRIHFNKGTIYATIGNLSLAKKELERAAKIDGLPDTWKYLSRVYYALGEESKAAEAARNAVQAAEKMTNP
- the hypB gene encoding hydrogenase nickel incorporation protein HypB, whose protein sequence is MQIPVVQKVLAANDLLASEMRAEFEKFGLFVVNIMGSPGAGKTSLIEQTLSRAGDLKIGVVEGDLATSLDAERIAKHGVPVVQINTGGACHLDASMVRKALDRIDVTSLDVLIIENVGNLVCPVSFDLGETARVVVCSIPEGDDKVLKYPAIFSSASVVVLNKIDISPYVSFDLVKFEESVANIGRRLIKISCSSGDGLENWMKWLRTRQV
- the hypA gene encoding hydrogenase maturation nickel metallochaperone HypA encodes the protein MHELGITQNVLSIVLKEAAKARASRVTKVSLKVGEWSTVEPDCLRFYFGILAKGTLAEGAEVAVEQVPVAYACENCGHEYIPLVSVFACPRCSSHKGKLITGRELFVDSIEVENADSSSAKSSGSE